A window from Bacteroidota bacterium encodes these proteins:
- the gcvP gene encoding aminomethyl-transferring glycine dehydrogenase, giving the protein MNLFEQQQNEFVPRHIGTIGQEKQMLKTIGSSSLDELIDKTIPISIRSKKHLDLPAAMSEADLLKYLKDVSLKNKVYKTYIGQGYYDTHTPSVILRNVFENPGWYTQYTPYQAEISQGRLESLLNFQTMVSDLTALPISNASLLDEATAAAEAMNMFFHQVNRTDVIKSAKFFVDNKVFAQTIDVVITRAQPLGIEVVIGDYTNAAIDETYFGALIQYPNNTGSVVDYREFIENVHSKGGYVAMATDLLALTLLTPPGELGADVAFGSAQRFGVPLGFGGPHAAFFSTKDDFKRAIPGRIIGVSIDAQGNRALRMALQTREQHIKREKATSNICTAQALLANIAAMYAVYHGPKGLKAIAERTHLIAQKTEQELQELGLNQINEHYFDTIKITGADAAKVKAAADAAEVNFYYTADGIQINLDETTTLADVHVIKKVFAKAIGKEYGAQAGHRPGVYKIQKDLQRTSAYLLHPNFNSHHSESQMMRYIKQLENKDLSLNTSMITLGSCTMKLNAASEMMPLSWPHWSKMHPFAPKDQTAGYQQICDELSAYLSEITGFDACSLQPNSGAQGEFAGLLTIRNYHLANGDKQRNIVLIPISAHGTNPASAVMVGMKVVVVKALENGYIDVNDFRAKAEQHSANLAGTMITYPSTYGIFEEDVKEICDIVHQHGGQVYMDGANMNAQVGLTSPGLIGADVCHLNLHKTFSIPHGGGGPGMGPICVKKHLAKHLPGHMAIVNGESAMANIHNSPLTIHGAVSAAQYGSASILLISYAYIRMLGAKGVKNATEYAILNANYMKARLENDFDILYVGHNGTCAHEFIVDLRPFKTSAGIEAEDVAKRLIDYGFHAPTMSFPVPGTIMIEPTESEDKAELDRFCDALLAIRKEIAAIENGETDKTNNALKNAPHTQFVVMASDWSKPYTREQAAFPLEYVKQNKFWPSVARVNNTHGDRNLICTCEPIESYMEAEA; this is encoded by the coding sequence ATGAACCTATTCGAACAACAACAAAATGAATTCGTACCCCGTCATATCGGAACGATTGGCCAGGAAAAGCAAATGCTCAAAACGATCGGCTCATCAAGCCTTGATGAGTTAATTGACAAAACGATACCCATTTCTATCCGCAGTAAAAAACACCTTGATTTACCTGCCGCGATGAGTGAAGCTGACCTGCTGAAATACCTGAAAGATGTTTCGCTGAAAAATAAAGTTTATAAGACTTATATCGGGCAAGGATATTATGATACCCACACTCCTTCTGTTATTCTCCGGAATGTTTTTGAGAATCCAGGTTGGTACACACAGTACACGCCTTACCAGGCAGAGATATCACAGGGTCGTTTAGAAAGTCTATTGAATTTTCAAACGATGGTGAGTGATCTAACGGCGTTGCCAATTTCCAATGCAAGTTTATTAGATGAAGCAACTGCAGCTGCTGAAGCAATGAATATGTTCTTTCACCAGGTTAACCGGACCGATGTAATTAAATCAGCCAAATTTTTTGTAGACAATAAAGTATTTGCACAAACAATAGATGTAGTAATTACAAGAGCTCAGCCGTTGGGTATTGAAGTTGTAATTGGTGACTATACAAATGCAGCAATCGATGAAACTTATTTTGGTGCATTGATCCAATATCCGAACAATACTGGCTCTGTTGTAGACTATCGTGAGTTTATTGAAAACGTACATAGCAAAGGTGGTTATGTTGCAATGGCAACTGATCTGCTTGCATTGACATTATTAACTCCTCCCGGTGAACTCGGCGCTGATGTTGCATTCGGTTCTGCTCAGCGTTTTGGTGTACCTCTTGGTTTCGGCGGACCTCATGCTGCATTCTTTTCAACCAAGGATGATTTTAAAAGAGCTATTCCAGGCCGCATCATTGGTGTAAGTATTGATGCGCAGGGTAACCGTGCATTGCGCATGGCTTTGCAGACAAGAGAACAACATATCAAACGTGAAAAAGCAACTTCGAATATTTGTACCGCACAGGCATTACTTGCAAATATCGCAGCGATGTATGCAGTTTATCACGGACCAAAAGGATTAAAAGCAATTGCAGAAAGAACACATTTGATTGCGCAAAAAACAGAACAGGAACTACAGGAACTCGGATTAAATCAGATCAATGAACATTATTTTGATACCATAAAAATTACCGGTGCTGATGCTGCAAAAGTGAAAGCTGCTGCCGATGCTGCTGAGGTTAATTTTTATTATACTGCAGATGGCATACAAATCAACCTGGATGAAACTACTACACTTGCCGATGTACATGTAATTAAAAAAGTTTTTGCAAAAGCAATTGGTAAAGAATATGGAGCACAGGCAGGTCATCGTCCGGGTGTATATAAAATTCAAAAGGACTTACAACGTACATCTGCTTATTTACTCCATCCGAATTTCAACAGTCATCATAGCGAAAGCCAGATGATGCGTTACATCAAACAACTGGAGAATAAAGATCTTTCACTGAATACTTCGATGATCACATTGGGAAGTTGTACAATGAAATTAAACGCAGCAAGTGAAATGATGCCGTTAAGCTGGCCTCATTGGAGCAAGATGCATCCTTTTGCACCAAAAGATCAGACAGCAGGTTACCAGCAAATATGTGATGAACTCTCTGCTTATCTTTCTGAGATCACAGGCTTTGATGCATGCAGCCTTCAACCAAACAGTGGTGCACAAGGCGAGTTTGCCGGATTGCTGACAATAAGAAATTATCATCTTGCAAATGGAGATAAACAAAGAAATATTGTTCTCATTCCAATTTCTGCACACGGAACTAACCCTGCAAGTGCTGTAATGGTGGGAATGAAAGTAGTTGTGGTAAAAGCATTAGAGAACGGATATATTGATGTAAATGATTTCCGTGCAAAAGCAGAACAACACAGCGCTAATCTCGCCGGTACAATGATCACTTACCCGAGTACATATGGAATTTTTGAAGAAGATGTTAAAGAGATTTGCGATATCGTTCATCAACACGGCGGACAGGTATATATGGATGGGGCCAATATGAATGCACAGGTTGGATTAACATCGCCGGGTTTGATCGGTGCGGATGTTTGTCATTTGAATTTGCATAAAACATTTTCTATACCTCATGGTGGCGGCGGGCCGGGCATGGGGCCGATCTGTGTGAAGAAACATTTAGCTAAGCATTTACCCGGACATATGGCAATTGTGAATGGTGAATCGGCAATGGCAAACATTCACAATTCACCACTCACCATTCACGGCGCAGTAAGTGCCGCTCAATACGGTTCAGCTTCAATTTTATTGATCAGTTATGCATATATAAGAATGCTCGGCGCAAAAGGTGTTAAGAATGCAACCGAGTATGCCATACTGAATGCAAACTATATGAAGGCAAGATTGGAAAATGATTTTGATATTTTATATGTAGGTCATAATGGTACCTGTGCACATGAATTCATAGTTGACCTGCGTCCATTTAAAACTTCAGCTGGAATAGAAGCAGAAGATGTTGCAAAACGTTTGATTGATTATGGTTTTCATGCGCCAACAATGAGCTTTCCTGTTCCAGGCACTATTATGATCGAGCCAACAGAAAGCGAAGACAAAGCTGAATTGGATCGTTTCTGCGATGCATTGCTTGCAATAAGAAAAGAAATTGCGGCAATAGAAAATGGAGAGACTGACAAAACAAATAATGCGCTGAAGAATGCACCGCATACACAGTTTGTAGTTATGGCTAGTGATTGGTCAAAACCTTACACGAGAGAACAGGCCGCATTTCCATTAGAGTATGTTAAGCAAAATAAATTCTGGCCCTCTGTTGCAAGAGTAAACAATACACATGGTGACAGGAATTTGATCTGCACATGTGAACCAATCGAGAGTTATATGGAAGCTGAAGCTTAA
- a CDS encoding YkgJ family cysteine cluster protein: MKEDLLKNWEKKSGERQKEYKKFLNRANKNRVLKQLPDLNEEAFAKIDCLQCGNCCKSFSPRFTPPDIKRISKYLGMKDGDFRDKYLRVDEEGDNVLQKIPCSFLGADNYCSIYEVRPTDCARFPYMDDDFMLKRQPMALKNSSFCPITYYVLEKLIEQTK, translated from the coding sequence ATGAAAGAAGATCTATTAAAAAACTGGGAGAAGAAATCCGGGGAAAGACAGAAAGAGTATAAGAAGTTTTTGAACCGGGCCAATAAGAACCGGGTTCTGAAACAGTTGCCGGATCTGAACGAGGAGGCTTTTGCGAAAATTGATTGCCTGCAATGTGGCAATTGCTGTAAGAGTTTTTCACCCCGGTTTACCCCGCCCGATATAAAACGTATCAGCAAATACCTGGGCATGAAAGATGGGGACTTCAGGGATAAATATTTACGGGTGGATGAAGAAGGTGATAATGTCTTGCAGAAAATACCCTGTTCTTTTCTGGGTGCCGATAACTATTGCAGTATTTATGAAGTGAGACCAACTGATTGTGCCAGGTTTCCTTATATGGATGATGACTTTATGCTGAAACGACAGCCAATGGCATTAAAGAATTCAAGTTTTTGCCCGATCACTTATTATGTGCTGGAAAAGTTGATAGAACAAACCAAATAA
- a CDS encoding MBL fold metallo-hydrolase, with the protein MKRRTFLQNTALTFGALTLGQQKIFSSFFQQAWKITMLTDDIGIFTERGGTIAFLLSKKGIVVVDSQFADTSKHLIDELKKKSEKPFTLLINTHHHGDHTAGNISFKGMVEHVLAHENSKKNQETTAKAQKSEDKQLYPDQTFGTTWCQKFGKEKICLHYFGAGHTNGDSVIHFEHANIIHMGDLLFNRRHPFVDRGAGANIKSWIEVLNKTMNKFDSKTKYVYGHAADGYEVTGTSDDLKKFADYLDAVLKFTEGEIKAGKTKEEFLKTTTFPGIGEWKGDGITRPLGAAWDELGGK; encoded by the coding sequence ATGAAACGTCGAACATTCTTACAAAACACAGCACTCACATTTGGGGCTTTGACATTGGGCCAACAAAAAATATTTTCATCTTTCTTCCAGCAGGCATGGAAAATAACAATGCTTACTGACGACATTGGAATATTTACCGAACGGGGTGGCACTATCGCATTCCTGTTAAGCAAAAAAGGAATTGTTGTAGTTGACTCACAGTTCGCTGATACAAGCAAACACCTGATCGATGAACTGAAAAAGAAAAGTGAGAAGCCATTTACACTTTTGATCAATACCCATCATCATGGCGATCACACAGCAGGTAATATTTCTTTTAAAGGAATGGTTGAGCATGTGCTGGCACATGAAAATTCAAAAAAGAACCAGGAAACAACAGCTAAAGCACAGAAATCAGAAGACAAACAATTATACCCTGACCAGACTTTTGGAACAACCTGGTGCCAGAAATTTGGTAAAGAAAAGATCTGCCTGCATTATTTTGGTGCAGGGCATACTAATGGTGATAGTGTAATACATTTTGAACATGCCAATATTATACATATGGGTGATCTTTTATTTAACCGCCGCCACCCTTTTGTTGATCGTGGTGCAGGAGCCAATATTAAAAGCTGGATCGAAGTGCTGAATAAAACAATGAACAAGTTTGACAGCAAAACAAAATATGTTTACGGACATGCCGCAGATGGTTATGAAGTAACCGGCACATCCGATGATCTGAAAAAATTTGCTGATTACTTAGATGCTGTTTTAAAATTTACTGAAGGCGAGATCAAAGCCGGCAAAACAAAAGAAGAGTTTTTAAAAACTACAACCTTTCCCGGCATCGGTGAATGGAAAGGCGATGGGATAACACGACCGCTGGGTGCTGCGTGGGATGAATTGGGAGGCAAGTGA
- a CDS encoding MFS transporter, which produces MTDETDIRKKFFPVINTEFTWFIIARILFIAGLRMTPVLLGWRLYEITGSKLSLGILGLSEVIPALSLALPAGVKVDRSNKHRLLTVCIGLYFLLMLGLLFITSSWMLEQTSSRFIEWGIYALIFGTGVVRAYSASAFNSFLAQLIPTTSLVKAVSVNSMVWLVAAVAGPAIAGVLMGYTNITVSFIVVCSLILLSFFAFQNIKPKPVSWNPGNSKTWDSVKEGLRFVYNQKALLGAMSLDMFAVLFGGATALLPVFAIDILHVGPQGLGWLVAATYLGNFVAIAWLTTHPLKNKQGKSLLYVVAGFGICILIFAISKNFWLSFAALFISGLFDGVSVIIRGTIVQLFVPDEMRGRVSSVNSMFINSSNELGQFESGVAASLLGTVPSVIFGGCMTLLVSVVTWFKAPGLRKFEY; this is translated from the coding sequence ATGACAGATGAAACGGACATAAGAAAAAAATTCTTCCCGGTAATCAATACTGAGTTTACCTGGTTTATCATTGCCCGTATTTTATTTATTGCCGGACTTCGTATGACCCCTGTTTTATTGGGATGGAGACTCTATGAAATAACTGGTAGCAAACTCTCCCTGGGTATATTAGGTTTATCAGAAGTAATTCCGGCTTTGAGTCTTGCTTTGCCTGCCGGCGTAAAAGTTGACAGAAGCAATAAGCATCGGTTATTAACAGTATGCATCGGGTTATATTTTTTATTGATGCTTGGTCTCTTGTTTATTACTTCATCATGGATGCTGGAGCAAACCTCTTCCAGATTTATTGAGTGGGGAATTTATGCATTGATCTTCGGTACCGGTGTTGTAAGAGCTTACAGTGCATCCGCATTCAATTCTTTCCTTGCGCAATTAATACCCACCACTTCATTAGTAAAAGCTGTTTCTGTTAACAGTATGGTCTGGCTGGTAGCTGCCGTAGCGGGGCCAGCTATTGCCGGGGTGTTGATGGGCTATACCAATATCACCGTTTCATTTATAGTTGTTTGTTCCCTGATATTGTTATCATTTTTTGCATTTCAAAATATAAAACCAAAACCGGTAAGCTGGAACCCCGGCAATAGCAAAACATGGGATAGTGTAAAAGAAGGGCTTCGGTTCGTGTACAATCAAAAAGCATTATTGGGCGCCATGAGTCTTGATATGTTTGCAGTATTATTCGGCGGAGCAACGGCATTGTTACCCGTTTTTGCCATTGATATTTTACATGTCGGCCCGCAGGGATTAGGATGGTTGGTAGCTGCTACTTATCTGGGAAATTTCGTTGCCATTGCATGGCTTACAACTCATCCGTTGAAAAATAAACAAGGCAAGTCATTATTATATGTAGTTGCCGGGTTTGGTATTTGTATTTTGATCTTTGCTATTTCAAAAAATTTCTGGCTGAGTTTTGCAGCTTTATTTATCAGCGGGTTGTTTGATGGTGTCAGCGTTATCATTCGCGGAACGATCGTACAATTATTTGTTCCTGATGAAATGCGGGGTCGTGTATCTTCTGTCAATTCAATGTTCATCAATTCATCCAATGAACTGGGCCAGTTTGAAAGCGGCGTGGCTGCATCTTTACTCGGCACTGTTCCCTCAGTCATCTTTGGTGGATGTATGACTTTACTTGTCTCTGTCGTCACATGGTTTAAAGCACCGGGGCTGAGGAAATTTGAATATTAA
- a CDS encoding deoxynucleoside kinase, with product MNYHFITIEGNIGAGKTTLAQLLSKHYNARLVLEAFADNPFLAKFYENPAQYAFPVELFFMAERYKQLKDLIQQKDMFNNLTISDYLFTKCLLFAKVTLPDDEFRLYQRLFEIIHQQLIQPDILIYLHASVSKLQQNIKKRNRSYEQSIPDEYLFNLQETYTHYIKQHNIKTLFVDTSNADFLHNEKHLQTIIDALDKEYEPGQHFISLP from the coding sequence ATGAATTATCATTTCATCACCATAGAAGGAAATATTGGAGCTGGCAAAACAACGCTAGCCCAGTTACTCAGCAAGCATTACAATGCCCGCCTGGTGTTAGAAGCATTTGCTGACAATCCTTTTCTCGCCAAATTTTATGAAAATCCGGCCCAGTATGCATTCCCGGTCGAATTGTTTTTTATGGCTGAACGGTATAAACAGCTCAAAGACCTGATCCAGCAAAAAGATATGTTCAATAACCTCACTATCTCCGATTATCTTTTTACCAAATGCCTGTTATTTGCAAAAGTTACATTGCCCGATGATGAATTCAGGCTTTACCAGAGATTATTTGAGATCATTCATCAGCAACTTATACAACCAGATATTCTCATTTACCTGCATGCTTCTGTAAGTAAGTTGCAACAAAACATAAAAAAACGTAACCGCAGTTACGAGCAATCTATCCCTGATGAGTACCTTTTCAATCTCCAGGAAACCTATACGCATTATATCAAACAGCATAATATAAAAACTTTGTTTGTTGATACCAGCAATGCTGATTTTCTGCATAATGAAAAACATTTACAGACGATCATTGATGCGTTGGATAAAGAATACGAACCGGGTCAGCATTTTATTTCACTCCCATGA
- the folK gene encoding 2-amino-4-hydroxy-6-hydroxymethyldihydropteridine diphosphokinase: MNRAYLLTGGNIGNRKAMLQKAIQLLNEYCGNVTAESSLYETAAWGNTDQSAFLNQALELETGLNARQLIRKILKVEKLMGRERKEKFGPRIIDIDILLFNDETHDIPFLNLPHPEMQNRRFALTPLAEIAPDIIHPVLKKTIKQLLADCPDKLEVKKII, encoded by the coding sequence ATGAATAGAGCTTATTTACTTACAGGAGGCAATATAGGCAACCGCAAAGCAATGCTGCAAAAGGCCATACAATTGCTAAATGAATACTGTGGCAATGTAACAGCCGAATCGTCCTTATACGAAACAGCAGCATGGGGCAATACAGATCAATCCGCTTTTCTCAACCAGGCACTTGAATTAGAAACCGGGCTAAATGCCCGGCAGCTTATCCGTAAAATATTAAAAGTGGAAAAACTGATGGGGCGAGAAAGAAAAGAAAAATTCGGGCCCCGCATCATTGATATCGATATCCTTTTATTTAATGATGAAACACATGATATTCCATTTTTAAACCTTCCGCATCCTGAAATGCAGAACCGCCGGTTTGCATTAACTCCTTTAGCTGAAATTGCCCCGGATATTATTCACCCGGTTCTAAAAAAAACCATCAAACAATTACTGGCAGATTGCCCGGATAAACTAGAAGTAAAAAAAATCATCTGA
- the sppA gene encoding signal peptide peptidase SppA has protein sequence MWNFFKTFFAALLAMVVFTVILLFFLVAWVGNLASSGKPKIEEKSVLVIDVGQHYEEQVQENLFGALTGDEEKNIPSLYDVVRLIDKAASDEKIAGIYIQCNPSPNGFSASDEIRTALLEYKKSKKFLYAFGDVITQKAYHIANTADKIYLSPQGYMEWNGFAVTLTFLKGTLDKLNIQPQIFYAGKFKSATEPLRTTEMTPENELQTSVWLGDLYDHFLLKASEARKIDTAELRKIANDGRIVTAQDAVDAKLVDALKYDDEVKDEIKSKLGLDKYQKINFVSINTYAAAGGFRKTAGEKIAIIYAEGDIIDGKSSQQGTIAADDYRKLIRRIRLDKSIKAIVFRINSGGGSSLASETIWRELELAKKDKPVVISFGDVAASGGYYIACAADSIFANPTTITGSIGVFGIIPNMEGFFKNKLGVTFDGVKTGPYGDAGTMTRPMNENEKKIVQAEIENIYAVFKKRVADARKKDVVYIDSIAQGRVWTGQRAIQIGLIDKFGGINDAVAAAARMAKLPEYYLREYPESVDFLDQLLGKTSSPMNYNNKLKEELGEENFRIFNEMRKVQQISGKAQAKLPFNFSIN, from the coding sequence ATGTGGAATTTCTTTAAAACATTTTTTGCAGCATTACTGGCGATGGTCGTATTTACTGTAATTCTTCTGTTCTTCCTGGTAGCATGGGTAGGCAATCTTGCTTCATCTGGTAAACCGAAAATAGAAGAGAAATCCGTGCTGGTGATCGATGTTGGACAGCATTACGAGGAGCAGGTACAGGAAAATCTTTTTGGCGCATTGACAGGTGATGAGGAAAAAAATATTCCTTCTTTGTATGATGTTGTTCGCTTAATAGATAAAGCTGCATCGGATGAAAAAATTGCCGGCATCTATATTCAATGTAATCCCAGTCCCAATGGCTTTTCTGCAAGCGATGAGATAAGAACTGCATTGCTTGAATATAAAAAAAGTAAGAAATTTTTATATGCCTTCGGTGATGTGATCACACAAAAAGCTTATCATATTGCAAATACGGCTGATAAGATCTATCTCAGTCCGCAAGGCTATATGGAGTGGAATGGTTTTGCTGTCACACTTACATTTTTGAAAGGCACACTGGATAAACTCAATATTCAACCGCAAATATTCTATGCTGGTAAATTTAAAAGTGCTACTGAGCCATTGCGAACAACTGAAATGACCCCGGAAAATGAATTGCAAACATCAGTATGGTTAGGGGATCTATATGATCATTTTTTGTTGAAAGCATCTGAAGCAAGAAAAATTGATACAGCAGAGCTTCGCAAAATAGCTAATGATGGAAGAATTGTAACAGCCCAGGATGCTGTAGATGCAAAACTCGTTGATGCACTTAAATATGATGATGAAGTAAAAGATGAGATAAAAAGCAAACTCGGTTTGGATAAATACCAGAAAATAAATTTTGTTTCCATAAATACGTATGCAGCCGCAGGTGGATTCAGGAAAACAGCAGGGGAAAAGATCGCTATAATTTATGCCGAAGGTGATATCATTGATGGAAAAAGTAGTCAGCAAGGTACCATTGCGGCCGATGATTATCGCAAATTGATCCGGAGGATAAGGTTAGATAAATCAATTAAGGCAATTGTATTTCGTATCAATTCCGGTGGCGGCAGTTCACTGGCTAGTGAAACGATCTGGCGGGAATTAGAATTGGCAAAAAAGGATAAGCCAGTTGTTATAAGCTTTGGCGATGTAGCTGCAAGTGGTGGTTATTATATTGCCTGCGCTGCTGATAGCATCTTTGCTAATCCAACAACAATAACCGGCTCCATCGGTGTGTTTGGTATCATTCCAAATATGGAAGGGTTTTTTAAAAACAAACTTGGTGTTACGTTCGATGGTGTAAAGACAGGGCCTTATGGGGATGCAGGCACGATGACAAGGCCAATGAATGAAAATGAAAAGAAGATCGTACAGGCAGAAATTGAAAATATTTATGCAGTGTTTAAAAAACGTGTTGCTGATGCAAGAAAGAAAGATGTTGTTTATATCGATAGTATTGCGCAGGGCCGTGTATGGACAGGGCAAAGAGCCATTCAAATCGGTTTGATCGATAAATTCGGTGGTATCAACGATGCAGTAGCGGCGGCAGCAAGAATGGCAAAGCTTCCTGAATATTACCTGCGTGAATATCCTGAGTCGGTTGATTTCCTGGATCAGTTGTTAGGTAAAACATCATCTCCGATGAACTATAATAACAAACTAAAAGAAGAACTGGGAGAGGAGAACTTCAGAATTTTTAATGAAATGAGAAAAGTGCAGCAAATAAGTGGCAAGGCACAGGCTAAGTTGCCTTTTAATTTCTCTATTAATTAA
- a CDS encoding ABC transporter permease, producing the protein MPDRQYSQLKAMLAITKASLIAQFRSPSALVFGFLFPLFFILIFGIGGGGIPGVTIALDKNSDTANKVYYGIKQVPNINIRQYDNTEEGNAKKLDDLLKGRITAILNIQPAKSDSSTKYEIEINSSKASQERVGLLQVMLNGVISRIDQFTNKNSTTVAKINTTPPIGDRVYKRIDFILPGQLGFSLLSAGLFGISFLFFSLRETLVLKRFNATPLNRPFIIIGEALARVIFQFVILSIIILIGKFAFGFTLIHGFTTFLEMMFISFIGLFVFMGFGFVISGVSKNINAVPAITNAIGFPQFMLSGTFFPYESLPKFLHPIAKALPLTHLNDALRKISFEGLHLSDCWKQLGILGIWGVVVYIIAIKVFRWE; encoded by the coding sequence ATGCCAGATCGTCAATACAGCCAGCTTAAAGCAATGCTGGCTATTACCAAAGCCAGCCTGATAGCCCAGTTCCGCAGCCCGAGTGCATTGGTCTTCGGCTTCCTGTTCCCTTTATTTTTTATATTGATTTTTGGCATCGGGGGCGGTGGTATACCCGGAGTTACAATTGCATTGGATAAAAATTCGGATACCGCTAATAAAGTTTATTATGGTATCAAACAGGTTCCGAATATTAATATTCGTCAATATGATAATACAGAGGAGGGCAATGCAAAGAAACTGGATGATCTGCTCAAAGGAAGGATCACAGCAATACTGAATATTCAGCCGGCAAAAAGCGATTCATCAACGAAATATGAGATAGAAATTAATTCTTCAAAAGCATCCCAAGAAAGAGTAGGGCTACTACAGGTGATGCTAAACGGCGTTATTTCACGAATAGATCAATTCACAAATAAAAATAGCACAACGGTTGCAAAAATTAATACAACTCCTCCAATCGGCGACCGTGTTTATAAACGTATCGATTTTATTTTACCGGGACAGTTAGGCTTTTCATTATTAAGTGCCGGGCTGTTTGGGATTTCTTTTTTGTTTTTTAGTCTACGGGAAACACTCGTGTTAAAACGATTCAACGCTACACCGCTTAACCGCCCTTTTATAATTATCGGCGAGGCTTTAGCGAGGGTGATATTTCAGTTTGTAATACTTTCAATCATCATCCTGATCGGAAAATTCGCATTTGGATTTACCCTGATCCATGGGTTTACTACTTTTCTTGAGATGATGTTTATCTCTTTTATCGGCCTGTTTGTTTTTATGGGATTTGGTTTTGTTATCAGCGGCGTTTCTAAAAACATTAATGCTGTTCCTGCAATTACCAATGCGATCGGTTTCCCGCAGTTTATGTTGTCAGGCACTTTTTTCCCTTACGAAAGTTTGCCAAAGTTTTTACATCCTATTGCGAAAGCGCTGCCGCTAACTCATTTAAATGATGCTTTAAGAAAAATTTCTTTTGAAGGATTGCATCTTTCAGAT